Proteins from a genomic interval of Synechococcus sp. A15-28:
- a CDS encoding DUF3110 domain-containing protein, with amino-acid sequence MRVHVLLFDAGSESEGIHSLEIAGRTVVLLFENPDDAERYAGLLEAQDFPVPSVESLDREDVELFCRDAGYEARFVASGFVPESDEERLFMAPPEANRDVTQWKEEEESTAGTEQPASDLDALRKRLEGLL; translated from the coding sequence ATGCGCGTCCACGTGCTCCTGTTTGATGCCGGCAGCGAGAGTGAGGGGATCCACTCGCTGGAGATCGCCGGTCGGACAGTGGTGCTGCTGTTCGAGAACCCCGATGACGCAGAGCGGTACGCCGGGCTGCTCGAGGCTCAGGACTTTCCCGTTCCCAGTGTGGAGTCCCTGGATCGCGAGGACGTGGAGCTGTTCTGCCGTGATGCCGGATATGAAGCCCGCTTCGTGGCCTCGGGATTCGTTCCGGAATCGGATGAGGAGCGGTTGTTCATGGCTCCTCCAGAAGCCAACCGTGACGTGACTCAGTGGAAGGAGGAGGAGGAGTCAACTGCTGGGACTGAACAGCCAGCCAGCGATCTCGACGCCTTGCGCAAACGTCTCGAGGGACTGCTGTAA